One Hydrogenophaga crassostreae genomic region harbors:
- a CDS encoding SIR2 family NAD-dependent protein deacylase → MTAGRDSVRAWAAEARHIAVLTGAGVSAESGVPTFRDALTGLWAQFDPQELATESAYRAHPERVWDWYAHRRTMLAKALPNAGHLALARFGQTHPDRLTLVTQNVDGLHQGAGQPETIALHGSLMEDRWLDAPRACCNSQPPQEGRPPVCATCGNLRRPGVVWFGENLPPAALAAAEAGVARCDVMLVVGTSGQVYPAAGLAFAAHQQGARVVVINPETTELDRIADVCLREPSAICLPFLLESS, encoded by the coding sequence ATGACAGCCGGGCGCGACAGCGTGCGCGCCTGGGCGGCCGAGGCGCGCCACATTGCCGTTTTGACGGGCGCGGGTGTGAGCGCTGAGTCGGGCGTACCGACCTTTCGCGACGCGTTGACCGGTCTCTGGGCCCAATTCGACCCCCAGGAACTCGCCACCGAGTCCGCTTACCGGGCCCACCCCGAACGGGTCTGGGACTGGTATGCCCACCGCCGAACCATGCTGGCCAAGGCATTGCCGAATGCCGGCCATCTGGCGTTGGCACGTTTCGGTCAAACCCATCCCGACCGATTGACGCTGGTCACCCAAAATGTGGATGGTTTGCACCAGGGCGCGGGGCAGCCCGAGACCATCGCATTGCACGGCTCGTTGATGGAAGACCGCTGGCTTGACGCCCCGCGCGCCTGCTGCAACAGCCAGCCTCCACAGGAAGGCCGCCCGCCTGTTTGCGCCACCTGCGGCAATTTGCGTCGCCCAGGGGTTGTCTGGTTTGGTGAGAACCTGCCACCTGCGGCACTCGCCGCAGCAGAGGCGGGTGTGGCACGCTGTGATGTGATGTTGGTGGTGGGCACGTCAGGGCAGGTGTACCCGGCGGCCGGCCTGGCTTTTGCTGCCCATCAACAGGGCGCCCGCGTGGTGGTGATCAACCCAGAAACCACCGAGCTGGACCGCATCGCAGACGTTTGCTTGCGCGAACCCTCTGCCATTTGTTTGCCTTTTCTACTGGAGTCTTCATGA
- a CDS encoding response regulator transcription factor — MTPLTGFGLLLVDDHPLFREGLLLAIEKMAPDCDVVAVSSQEEADAILTSHPERFDLVLVDYKLPQGSGLSCAAEMRVKHPLQSFGLISGADDADLPERARAAGLVAFLPKSLEMHALHQALLKIAQGEPLFVDQLAPPQLETQPSTFGLTPRQLDVLGMLASGKSNKEIASDMGIAPATVKNHIETIFEKMGVSNRMQAVMVARAALPPSPP; from the coding sequence GTGACCCCACTCACAGGCTTTGGCTTGCTTCTGGTCGACGACCACCCGTTGTTCCGTGAAGGGCTGCTGCTGGCGATTGAAAAAATGGCGCCCGACTGCGACGTGGTTGCCGTGTCGTCCCAGGAAGAGGCCGACGCCATCCTGACGAGCCACCCCGAACGCTTTGATCTGGTTTTGGTTGACTACAAGCTGCCCCAGGGCAGCGGCCTGAGTTGCGCCGCCGAGATGCGGGTCAAACACCCCTTGCAAAGCTTCGGTCTCATATCAGGGGCAGACGATGCCGACCTGCCCGAGCGCGCGCGCGCTGCAGGGCTGGTCGCGTTTCTCCCCAAATCGCTGGAAATGCACGCGCTGCATCAGGCACTGCTGAAGATCGCCCAGGGCGAACCGCTGTTTGTGGATCAGCTCGCTCCGCCCCAGCTCGAGACGCAGCCCTCGACCTTTGGATTGACCCCCAGACAACTCGATGTGCTGGGCATGCTGGCATCTGGCAAGAGCAACAAGGAAATTGCTTCCGATATGGGCATAGCCCCCGCCACGGTCAAAAACCACATCGAAACCATCTTCGAAAAAATGGGCGTCTCCAACCGCATGCAAGCGGTGATGGTCGCCCGTGCGGCCTTGCCACCTTCCCCGCCGTGA
- a CDS encoding chromate transporter, which produces MPPPTPTDSLLADAAICRPQSRTDLFVSFTMLALQGFGGVLAIVQREVVEKKRWLTREEFLEDWAVAQIMPGPNVVNLSMMIGGRHFGLPGALAALAGMLAAPLVIVLLLAILYGNVADTPLAQGALRGMGAVASGLITATGIKLIAALDNNPMGRALCIAIAAMTFVAIALLRWPLVWVLLGIGGVACIWTYRVLGLKERLAQGAVP; this is translated from the coding sequence ATGCCACCACCCACCCCAACAGATTCGCTATTGGCTGACGCAGCCATTTGCCGGCCGCAATCCAGGACCGATCTCTTTGTCTCATTCACCATGCTCGCCCTGCAAGGATTTGGCGGCGTGCTGGCGATCGTGCAACGGGAAGTCGTGGAGAAAAAGCGTTGGTTGACGCGCGAAGAGTTTCTGGAAGACTGGGCAGTCGCTCAAATCATGCCCGGACCCAATGTGGTCAACCTTTCGATGATGATTGGCGGGCGCCATTTTGGCCTTCCCGGGGCGCTCGCCGCCCTCGCTGGCATGTTGGCAGCACCACTGGTCATCGTGCTGTTGCTGGCCATTCTGTATGGCAATGTGGCCGACACACCGCTCGCTCAAGGCGCTCTTCGCGGCATGGGTGCGGTGGCATCTGGGCTGATCACCGCCACCGGTATCAAGCTGATCGCCGCTCTGGACAACAACCCCATGGGCAGGGCCTTGTGCATCGCCATCGCTGCAATGACATTTGTGGCAATCGCCCTGCTGCGCTGGCCGCTGGTCTGGGTCTTGCTGGGCATCGGCGGGGTGGCGTGCATCTGGACCTACCGGGTGCTCGGCCTGAAAGAGCGGCTGGCTCAGGGAGCGGTGCCATGA
- a CDS encoding ATP-binding response regulator — MSAQWRFTAVLLPLSICTLSAIFFGNPDRWLQAIVWATLIFAGQGIRLIVQIEDPGPEPEAIAQRLKEHRARVLFSAIAWGSAGFLLFDRDDITRQLALTVVLVSSGIAFSLSASAHAATLKLALPLLLGPIILSLLLSPQPYMWVMAMMGTSFYFLMRRLVTDRGQQLEETLNLRLVAQEAQEEKQRFFAAASHDLRQPLQALSLYQGVLNKGDLSPNVVQRMGDCIEALDRLLAGVLDISRLDSGKVVPAPVPIHLPALMLRVASMHEPAMREKGLRLRLHAQDIWVHSDPALLERILSNLLSNATRYTEAGGILFAARKGSQTVRLQIFDTGIGIEASAFQSIFSEFTQLNNPARDPAMGSGLGLATVQRMVHLLGHAIELKSVPGRGSCFQLTIPTAASPAPDGDPKVTPEADASASLLRRRVLVVEDNALVADALCAMLRAWNLDVTLTLDANNAMAALQESTFDVVISDWRLPGEKDGVDVLRFARLQHPSLQLAALLTGDNAEALRDEFSVITKPVRALRLRALLSAHLR; from the coding sequence ATGAGCGCTCAATGGCGCTTCACCGCTGTTCTGTTGCCGCTATCGATCTGCACGCTCAGCGCGATCTTTTTCGGCAACCCGGACCGGTGGCTGCAAGCCATCGTCTGGGCGACACTGATTTTCGCCGGGCAAGGCATTCGCCTGATCGTCCAGATCGAAGACCCTGGGCCCGAACCCGAGGCCATCGCACAGCGCTTGAAGGAACACCGGGCAAGGGTGCTGTTCAGCGCCATCGCCTGGGGAAGCGCTGGCTTTCTGCTGTTCGATAGAGACGACATCACCCGGCAGCTCGCGTTGACTGTGGTGCTCGTCTCAAGCGGCATCGCCTTTTCGCTGTCCGCCTCTGCCCACGCCGCCACCCTCAAACTCGCTTTGCCGCTGCTGCTGGGGCCGATCATTCTGTCGTTGCTGCTCAGCCCCCAGCCGTATATGTGGGTCATGGCCATGATGGGAACCAGCTTCTACTTCCTGATGCGGCGGCTGGTCACCGACCGTGGGCAACAACTGGAAGAAACCCTCAATCTGCGCCTCGTCGCGCAAGAAGCGCAGGAAGAAAAGCAGCGCTTCTTCGCCGCAGCCAGCCACGACCTGCGACAACCATTGCAGGCGCTGAGCCTGTACCAGGGCGTGTTGAACAAAGGCGACCTGAGTCCCAACGTGGTGCAGCGCATGGGTGACTGCATCGAAGCCCTGGACCGTTTGCTGGCGGGTGTGCTGGACATCTCCCGGCTGGATTCGGGCAAGGTGGTTCCCGCCCCTGTGCCGATTCACCTGCCTGCCCTGATGCTCAGGGTGGCCAGCATGCATGAGCCTGCCATGCGTGAGAAAGGGCTGCGTCTTCGGCTGCATGCCCAAGACATCTGGGTGCATAGCGATCCGGCCTTGCTGGAGCGCATCCTGTCCAACCTGTTGAGCAACGCCACGCGCTATACCGAGGCTGGGGGCATCCTGTTTGCTGCACGCAAAGGCAGCCAGACCGTTCGCCTGCAGATTTTTGACACCGGTATCGGCATCGAAGCCAGCGCTTTTCAGTCCATCTTTTCAGAGTTCACCCAGCTCAACAATCCGGCACGCGATCCGGCGATGGGCTCCGGGTTGGGACTGGCCACCGTTCAACGCATGGTTCATTTGCTGGGGCATGCCATAGAGCTGAAATCGGTACCAGGCAGAGGCTCATGTTTTCAGCTGACGATCCCGACAGCCGCATCACCAGCGCCTGACGGTGATCCCAAGGTCACCCCTGAAGCGGACGCCTCAGCATCGTTGCTGCGCCGCCGCGTTTTGGTGGTGGAAGACAACGCCCTGGTTGCCGACGCGCTGTGCGCCATGTTGAGGGCCTGGAATCTTGACGTCACATTGACCCTTGACGCCAACAATGCCATGGCGGCTTTACAGGAATCGACGTTCGATGTGGTCATCAGCGACTGGCGACTGCCAGGGGAAAAAGACGGTGTGGACGTTTTGCGGTTTGCCCGCCTGCAACACCCTTCCCTGCAACTGGCCGCCCTGCTGACCGGCGACAACGCAGAAGCGCTGCGCGACGAATTTTCGGTGATCACCAAGCCTGTGAGGGCCCTCCGTTTGCGCGCCTTGCTGAGTGCCCATCTGCGGTGA
- a CDS encoding Yip1 family protein, translated as MNLVQRVQDILLKPKATWPEIEAEPGDVKSVYTNYLVYLAAIPAIATFIGMSVFGMNFMGATIRVPIMSGLANLVVGFVLSLVMAFVLALIANALAPTFKGEKNLLNAVKLIAFGSTAGMAGGVFNLLPMLSMLGLLASLYSIYLIYTGIPVMMKAPADKAMGYTAVLIVCGVVAALLMGAASALFLGPDRGHMMGRGAGDDASISIKVPGTEISINTAKLEEAGKKVEEASKQMEAAQASGDQEAASKAMGAMLGAAMGGGGDSGKPFPPEKLQTFVPEKLGDLARTSIEARTDNAMGLSFSSVEALYSKDDKSINLTVQDIGAVKVLAMGMAAWASSTINRETQDEVERVYKKDGVTYKEEYRKDGSQTDYGIMLPNGLMVDATANGIDIDTLKAAVANMDMGALGALTRAK; from the coding sequence ATGAACCTCGTGCAACGCGTGCAAGACATTCTGCTCAAGCCCAAAGCGACGTGGCCTGAAATTGAAGCTGAGCCGGGTGATGTGAAGTCGGTTTACACCAACTACCTGGTGTACCTGGCAGCGATCCCCGCGATCGCGACCTTCATCGGCATGAGCGTGTTTGGCATGAACTTCATGGGGGCGACCATCCGTGTGCCCATCATGAGTGGCCTGGCCAATCTGGTGGTTGGGTTTGTCTTGTCGCTGGTGATGGCTTTCGTATTGGCGTTGATCGCCAATGCATTGGCGCCCACTTTCAAGGGTGAGAAGAACCTGTTGAACGCGGTGAAGCTGATCGCTTTCGGCTCAACGGCAGGCATGGCGGGTGGCGTTTTCAACCTGTTGCCCATGCTGTCGATGCTCGGACTGCTGGCTTCGTTGTATTCGATCTACCTGATTTACACCGGCATACCGGTCATGATGAAAGCGCCAGCAGACAAGGCCATGGGTTACACCGCGGTACTGATTGTGTGTGGCGTGGTGGCAGCCCTGCTCATGGGCGCGGCGAGTGCCCTGTTTTTAGGTCCTGATCGCGGCCACATGATGGGCCGTGGTGCCGGTGACGATGCCAGTATTTCAATCAAGGTGCCCGGAACGGAGATCTCCATCAACACGGCCAAGCTGGAAGAGGCGGGCAAAAAAGTGGAAGAAGCCAGCAAGCAAATGGAGGCCGCACAAGCGTCGGGCGATCAGGAGGCGGCCAGCAAAGCCATGGGCGCGATGCTCGGAGCCGCCATGGGCGGTGGCGGCGACAGCGGCAAACCCTTTCCCCCTGAGAAACTGCAAACCTTCGTGCCCGAAAAGCTCGGTGATCTGGCACGCACGTCGATCGAAGCCCGCACCGACAACGCCATGGGCTTGAGCTTCTCCAGCGTTGAGGCTCTGTACTCCAAGGACGACAAATCGATCAACTTGACGGTGCAGGACATCGGCGCAGTGAAGGTGCTCGCGATGGGCATGGCCGCATGGGCGTCTTCAACCATCAACCGCGAAACCCAGGATGAAGTGGAGCGTGTTTACAAGAAGGATGGCGTTACCTACAAAGAGGAATACCGCAAGGATGGCAGCCAGACGGACTACGGCATCATGTTGCCGAACGGCCTGATGGTCGACGCGACAGCCAATGGCATTGACATCGACACGCTCAAGGCGGCTGTCGCAAACATGGACATGGGGGCCCTTGGGGCGCTGACGCGCGCGAAGTAG
- the rlmB gene encoding 23S rRNA (guanosine(2251)-2'-O)-methyltransferase RlmB: MSSPKVLFGFHAVGVRLKTAPQSVVEIYYEPTRRDARMRQFLDRAREANVRLIEADGMRLAKLAGSHGHQGVAARVQAMEQIHSLDELLEGLEAKGVAPLLLVLDGITDPHNLGACLRVADGAGAHAVIAPKDHAAGINATVAKVASGAAETMPYFMVTNLARTLNELKERSIWIVGTSDDAPKTLYQSDFKGPTALVLGAEGQGMRQLTRKTCDELVSIPMAGAVESLNVSVASGVCLYEALRQRAQ, translated from the coding sequence ATGTCATCCCCCAAAGTGCTTTTCGGCTTTCATGCCGTCGGCGTGCGCCTGAAGACGGCGCCGCAATCCGTTGTTGAAATCTATTACGAACCCACGCGCCGCGATGCGCGCATGCGGCAGTTCCTGGACCGCGCCAGAGAGGCCAACGTTCGGCTTATCGAGGCCGATGGCATGCGCCTGGCCAAATTGGCGGGCAGCCATGGCCACCAGGGCGTGGCCGCACGGGTTCAGGCGATGGAACAGATTCATTCGCTGGACGAATTGCTTGAGGGGCTGGAGGCCAAGGGCGTGGCTCCCTTGCTGCTCGTGCTCGACGGCATCACAGACCCCCACAACCTGGGTGCCTGCCTGCGGGTGGCCGATGGCGCGGGTGCCCATGCGGTGATCGCACCCAAGGACCACGCAGCGGGCATCAACGCCACCGTAGCCAAGGTGGCCAGCGGGGCCGCCGAAACCATGCCCTATTTCATGGTGACCAACCTCGCTCGAACCCTGAATGAGCTCAAGGAACGCAGCATCTGGATCGTCGGCACCAGTGACGATGCACCCAAAACCCTGTACCAGTCGGATTTCAAAGGCCCGACAGCGTTGGTGCTGGGCGCCGAGGGGCAGGGCATGCGCCAGCTCACCCGCAAAACTTGCGACGAGCTGGTGAGCATTCCCATGGCCGGTGCGGTCGAGAGCTTGAATGTGTCGGTGGCCAGCGGCGTGTGCCTTTACGAGGCATTGCGCCAGCGGGCTCAGTGA
- a CDS encoding chromate transporter — protein sequence MNMLPTLSNWVELFNHFASLSLLAIGGAITTAPDMHRYLVTEQGWLSETQFTSSIALSQAAPGPNVLFVALMGWNVGLNAGGGPQVGGVAWMLALLGMLIALVAIMLPSSVVTYTATRWAHANRQLRSVRAFKAGMAPIVIALLIATGWLLMAAHDQVAHDWRLWLLTAVTTLLVWRTRIHLLWLIGAGAVLGAMGWV from the coding sequence ATGAACATGCTGCCTACCCTCTCCAACTGGGTTGAACTCTTCAACCATTTCGCGTCCCTCTCATTGCTCGCCATCGGCGGCGCCATCACCACGGCACCCGACATGCATCGCTACCTGGTCACCGAGCAAGGCTGGTTGAGCGAGACACAGTTCACCTCGTCTATCGCACTGTCCCAGGCAGCGCCGGGACCCAATGTGCTGTTCGTGGCTTTGATGGGCTGGAACGTGGGGCTCAACGCAGGCGGTGGGCCACAGGTGGGGGGGGTGGCCTGGATGCTGGCGCTTTTGGGCATGTTGATCGCCTTGGTGGCGATCATGTTGCCCTCTTCCGTCGTGACCTACACCGCTACCCGCTGGGCCCATGCGAACCGGCAACTGCGATCGGTGCGAGCGTTCAAGGCGGGCATGGCGCCCATCGTGATTGCCTTGCTGATTGCCACCGGATGGCTGCTGATGGCGGCCCACGACCAGGTGGCGCATGACTGGCGCCTGTGGCTGCTGACTGCGGTTACCACTCTGCTGGTCTGGCGCACCCGGATTCACTTGCTGTGGTTGATTGGCGCAGGCGCCGTTCTCGGCGCCATGGGATGGGTATAG
- a CDS encoding DUF1566 domain-containing protein, translated as MTHSARNPVRFNRVSSQTIRSLAICAVFALNACGGGQEGASTPLGQTLSTEAAPSAQSIVLQKEGARRNTAELEAIAKTGVLPKPFEGPLLSGAAGSTKATLDPTPEPSAETKSLLESKSAASRTAVYRFFNSQTSAHFFTTSVTERNNVRATLPHMAYEGPAFYASGSAVPGLSPVHRFNNNQTGVHFYTISETERAHIAATMPQFVYEGIAYYASTLAGTGYTPLYRFFVSARGFHFYTSSQSERDNIIATLPQYSYEGVGYYVLGSDWQTPVIPHSGVTINHCYRAGSNTLESCESDEAMALNSQQDGHRASINPMSYSQVVSAYIGTFPFSIPLYFPRTDCVRDNVTGLIWEGKDLTGTRAGTLAYTNHADGRAGDASAYVNAVNALALCGFNDWRLPEAEELQSIVHFGLTSEPSINESWFPNTPASFYWTANDDAEDATKAWSVRFTNGTASTLIRSASFPFVMRVRLVRGQPWVGSRYLVTTAAYTGDSANNAVVDRKTGLTWRRCLQSQIWSGSACSGRAGQFNHESALANARRQTGWRMPNAREVGSLLERKLADRSLNPDAFPGAANEVLSASSPWISDSTYAWQAYGSDGRLTANERRFLYAVRLVLVEP; from the coding sequence ATGACCCATTCAGCTAGAAACCCAGTTCGGTTTAACCGCGTTTCGAGTCAGACGATACGGTCGCTGGCTATCTGCGCGGTATTCGCATTGAACGCCTGCGGTGGCGGGCAAGAAGGCGCCAGCACTCCATTGGGGCAGACTCTATCGACAGAGGCGGCACCCAGCGCTCAGTCGATCGTTCTGCAAAAGGAGGGCGCTCGCCGGAACACGGCTGAGCTGGAAGCCATCGCCAAGACCGGTGTGCTGCCCAAGCCCTTTGAAGGCCCCTTGCTGAGCGGCGCCGCTGGCTCAACAAAAGCCACGCTTGACCCAACGCCTGAGCCCAGCGCCGAAACCAAGTCACTCCTCGAATCCAAGAGCGCTGCTTCGCGCACAGCGGTCTACCGGTTTTTCAATTCACAAACCAGCGCCCACTTCTTCACCACCAGCGTCACCGAGCGCAACAACGTGCGAGCCACCTTGCCGCACATGGCCTACGAAGGCCCGGCCTTCTATGCCAGCGGCTCTGCCGTTCCAGGCCTGAGCCCGGTGCACCGCTTCAACAACAACCAGACCGGGGTGCATTTCTACACCATCAGTGAGACAGAGCGCGCCCATATCGCGGCCACCATGCCCCAGTTCGTTTACGAAGGCATTGCCTATTACGCCAGCACCCTGGCAGGCACGGGGTACACACCGTTGTACCGCTTCTTCGTCAGCGCCAGAGGCTTTCACTTCTACACCAGCAGCCAGAGCGAGCGCGACAACATCATCGCCACTTTGCCGCAATACAGCTACGAAGGTGTGGGTTATTACGTGCTCGGAAGCGACTGGCAAACGCCCGTCATTCCTCACAGCGGGGTAACCATCAACCATTGTTACCGCGCGGGCAGCAACACCTTGGAGAGCTGCGAGAGTGACGAGGCGATGGCGTTGAATTCGCAGCAGGATGGCCATCGCGCATCCATCAATCCCATGAGCTACAGCCAGGTCGTTTCAGCCTATATCGGCACTTTCCCGTTCAGTATCCCGCTGTATTTCCCCAGAACCGACTGTGTGCGCGACAACGTCACTGGTTTGATCTGGGAAGGGAAGGATTTGACCGGTACCCGGGCTGGCACCCTTGCATACACCAACCACGCCGATGGTCGGGCAGGTGATGCTTCGGCTTACGTGAATGCGGTCAACGCCTTGGCACTGTGCGGATTCAATGATTGGCGCTTGCCCGAGGCAGAAGAGCTGCAATCCATTGTTCACTTCGGACTCACATCAGAGCCCAGCATCAATGAGTCGTGGTTTCCCAATACCCCTGCGTCGTTTTACTGGACCGCAAACGATGATGCCGAGGACGCCACCAAGGCCTGGAGTGTAAGGTTTACCAATGGAACGGCTTCCACGCTGATTCGATCGGCGAGCTTCCCTTTTGTGATGCGCGTGAGGCTGGTGCGCGGCCAGCCCTGGGTGGGGAGCCGTTACCTGGTGACCACAGCGGCGTATACCGGGGACAGTGCCAACAACGCGGTGGTTGATCGCAAGACGGGATTGACATGGCGGCGTTGCTTGCAGAGCCAGATTTGGAGCGGCAGCGCGTGCTCTGGGCGGGCAGGGCAGTTCAATCATGAAAGTGCCCTGGCCAATGCAAGGCGTCAAACGGGCTGGCGTATGCCAAACGCAAGAGAGGTGGGCAGCTTGCTTGAGCGAAAGCTCGCGGACCGGTCGCTCAATCCTGATGCATTTCCGGGAGCCGCCAATGAAGTACTGTCTGCCTCGTCGCCTTGGATTTCAGACAGCACGTACGCATGGCAGGCCTACGGCAGCGATGGGCGTTTGACCGCCAATGAGCGGCGCTTTCTTTATGCGGTGCGTCTGGTGCTAGTTGAACCTTGA
- a CDS encoding DUF1566 domain-containing protein has translation MPTIPDKKTALVWLAALGVAALTACGGGGGGSATDSVGKASTETRAVSDPMETTAAPPLANALALQEEGARLNTAELEAIAKTGVLPKPFDGPLLSGAAGSTKATLDPAPGVNAETKSAASRTAVYRFFNSQTSAHFFTTSVTERDNVRATLPHMAYEGPAFYASGTTVPGLSPVHRFNNNQTGVHFYTISETERAHIAATMPEFVYEGIAYYASTLAGTGYTPLYRFFVSDKRFHFYTASQSERDNIIATLPQYSYEGVGYYVLSNDWQTPAVPHTGISFGQCYQPGGNTLVPCDTPAARELNADQDGRRTGVNSMSYSQVLSGYVGTFPFSFPLYYPKTDCVRDDVTGLIWEGKTDTFTLHNGLITFTNFGDGRAGDASQLVSHANDNALCGFTDWRLPSVEELHGIVDHRPTSGPRIRVVDFPNTANYYWSNEAYGGFENGAWVAGFAGGGDDATTRDMRISARLVRGEAWSGTRYIVTSATYLSDGANNAVIDRKTGLTWRRCLEGQFWTGSNCIGAATPFTHVNALHRGHNIAGWRLPNIKELSSLADRSRQIPALDPDAFPGLGGGVDTWSSTPVPGTANAAYVGFAVGITGNYVRSGALAAHLVLASP, from the coding sequence ATGCCCACAATCCCCGACAAAAAGACCGCGTTGGTCTGGCTTGCTGCGCTGGGCGTCGCTGCGCTGACGGCGTGCGGTGGCGGCGGCGGCGGCTCAGCCACCGATAGCGTGGGGAAGGCTTCCACCGAGACCCGGGCCGTGTCCGACCCCATGGAAACCACCGCGGCCCCACCTCTCGCGAACGCATTGGCTTTGCAAGAGGAGGGCGCCCGGCTGAACACCGCCGAGCTGGAAGCCATCGCCAAGACCGGTGTGTTGCCCAAGCCGTTTGACGGGCCGCTGCTCAGCGGTGCTGCGGGCTCAACCAAAGCCACGCTCGACCCAGCGCCCGGGGTCAACGCTGAAACCAAGAGCGCAGCCTCGCGCACAGCGGTCTACCGGTTCTTCAATTCACAAACCAGCGCCCACTTCTTCACCACCAGCGTCACCGAGCGAGACAACGTGCGGGCCACTTTGCCACACATGGCCTATGAAGGCCCGGCCTTCTATGCCAGCGGCACCACTGTTCCAGGCTTGAGCCCGGTGCACCGTTTCAACAACAACCAGACCGGGGTGCATTTCTACACCATCAGTGAAACAGAGCGGGCCCATATCGCGGCCACCATGCCCGAGTTCGTTTACGAAGGCATTGCCTACTACGCCAGCACCCTGGCAGGCACGGGGTACACACCGTTGTACCGCTTCTTCGTGAGCGACAAGCGGTTTCATTTCTACACCGCCAGCCAGAGCGAGCGCGACAACATCATCGCCACCTTGCCGCAATACAGCTACGAGGGTGTGGGGTATTACGTGTTGTCCAATGACTGGCAAACGCCTGCCGTGCCCCATACCGGTATTTCGTTCGGCCAGTGTTACCAGCCGGGCGGCAATACCCTGGTGCCATGTGACACGCCCGCAGCGCGGGAACTCAACGCTGATCAAGATGGACGCCGCACCGGGGTCAACTCCATGAGCTACAGCCAGGTTCTCTCGGGGTATGTGGGGACTTTTCCGTTCAGCTTCCCGCTGTATTACCCCAAGACAGATTGCGTGCGCGACGACGTGACGGGTTTGATCTGGGAAGGCAAGACCGACACCTTTACGCTCCACAATGGTCTGATCACCTTCACCAATTTCGGCGATGGGCGTGCAGGCGATGCCAGCCAGCTGGTGAGCCACGCCAACGACAACGCTCTGTGTGGTTTCACCGATTGGCGTTTGCCCAGCGTTGAGGAACTGCATGGCATCGTTGACCACCGCCCCACCAGTGGCCCGCGCATCCGAGTGGTGGATTTCCCGAACACGGCCAACTATTACTGGAGCAATGAAGCCTACGGCGGTTTTGAGAACGGCGCATGGGTGGCTGGCTTTGCCGGTGGGGGTGACGACGCCACAACCCGCGACATGCGAATTTCGGCGCGGCTGGTCAGAGGGGAGGCCTGGTCAGGCACCCGCTACATCGTTACCAGCGCCACCTACCTGAGCGACGGCGCCAACAACGCGGTCATTGACCGGAAAACCGGATTGACCTGGCGGCGTTGCCTGGAAGGGCAATTCTGGACGGGCAGCAATTGCATTGGCGCCGCAACCCCCTTCACCCACGTGAATGCGCTGCACCGGGGCCACAACATCGCTGGCTGGCGACTGCCCAACATCAAGGAGCTGTCCAGCCTGGCTGACCGGTCTCGTCAAATTCCCGCGCTGGATCCTGACGCATTTCCGGGTTTGGGTGGCGGTGTCGACACCTGGTCATCAACACCCGTTCCTGGCACTGCCAATGCGGCCTACGTGGGCTTTGCTGTTGGTATCACAGGCAACTACGTGCGCAGCGGCGCGCTCGCCGCTCATCTGGTTTTGGCCAGTCCGTGA
- a CDS encoding Lcl C-terminal domain-containing protein: protein MTYTNYGDGTSGDASEYVTRINQLALCGYTDWRLPTRQELMNIFDFGRITSPGIDTTWFLNTAAADHWTGDLDKRHSASAWDVNFEFGWSTSRAQTARKAVRLVRGSSTNGPRFTYSTVAYLDDGANNVVNDIWTGLQWRRCEQGRVWTGSVCTGAPISMDLDEALNHARAQSGWRLPNFKELVSLVDLSVSTGASIDAGAFPGARTDVVWSSTPYLGNVRTSRGISFFDGAVRAYPRSFDTSVRLVRSSP from the coding sequence ATGACCTACACCAACTATGGTGATGGCACCTCGGGTGATGCCAGCGAATACGTCACCCGGATCAACCAGCTGGCACTGTGCGGATACACCGACTGGCGCTTGCCCACCCGACAAGAGCTGATGAACATCTTTGACTTTGGTCGCATCACTTCGCCCGGCATCGACACAACCTGGTTCCTGAATACGGCAGCAGCGGATCACTGGACCGGCGATTTGGACAAACGCCATAGTGCCAGTGCTTGGGACGTCAACTTTGAATTCGGGTGGTCGACAAGCCGTGCTCAAACTGCCCGAAAGGCGGTGCGTTTGGTGCGTGGCAGTTCCACCAACGGGCCACGTTTCACCTACAGCACGGTTGCTTACCTTGATGATGGTGCGAACAATGTGGTCAACGACATCTGGACCGGTCTGCAGTGGCGCCGCTGCGAACAAGGTCGGGTCTGGACTGGCAGCGTGTGCACAGGCGCACCTATCTCGATGGACCTCGATGAGGCACTCAACCACGCTCGAGCCCAAAGTGGCTGGCGGCTGCCCAATTTTAAGGAGCTTGTTAGCTTGGTCGACCTGAGCGTGAGCACTGGAGCGTCCATCGATGCGGGAGCATTTCCCGGCGCGAGGACTGACGTTGTCTGGTCATCTACCCCCTATTTAGGCAACGTCCGTACTTCCAGGGGCATCAGTTTTTTCGATGGCGCCGTGCGCGCCTACCCCCGCAGCTTTGACACCTCGGTTCGCTTGGTGCGCAGCAGTCCTTGA